The following DNA comes from Desulfobulbaceae bacterium DB1.
AGCCTGAGAAGAAAATACATACTTCCTGTTATAGATAACGATCTTCCCGTCAGTCCTCGCCGAATTGGGGACTATGCATGCAGAACTGTAATGCGACGATGAAATCTGTTTCGAGGCTGGCGGGTTGGCCCAAACTCAATCTTCTGCGGAGATCATGCAAGATACAGGGTAGCAAGATCTGTATCTGATTTCGGATGCAGCAAATGGATGTCTGGTCGCGTCATCGACGGTGACCCAGAGAAAAAATGAAAAAGATCAGATTTAAACAGGATGGAATGAAAAGCCACAGGGAATCAAATCGTGCAAACCCGGCTCCAGGGCCTGTAAAGAATTTTGTGTAAATGGTTTTCATTTTTAATTTTCAATATGCAGGCATTCTGTCGCCGAACAAGATTGAAAAGCGGTTCAAGGCAGCCTTCCAGTCTCTGATTGGCATAGTCCATTTTTTGGCGATATTGTTCAGCGCCATGTAAAGCAGTTTAAGCATCGACTCGTCATTGGGAAATGAACCCCGGTTCTTGGTAACTTTGCGCAGTGACATGTTCAACGACTCAATAGCATTGGTGGTATATATCACCTTGCGTATCTCGGGCGAATACGCAAAAAATGGGGTGATTCTTTCCCAATTTCTTCGCCAGGATTGGCCGATGGACGGATGCGTTTTGTCCCATTTTTCTTCAAAGGTCATCAGTTCCATTTCGGCCTGCTCGGCTGTTGGCGATTGGTAAATGGCCTTGAGATCCGCAGCCACCTCTTTGCGCTGTTTCCATGAGACATATTTCAGGGAATTGCGCACCATGTGGACGAGACAGAGCTGGACCTGGGTGAAGGGGAAAACCGTCTCAATGGCTTCAGGAAAACCCTTGAGGCCATCGACGCAGGCAATGAAAATATCCTGCACGCCACGGTTTCTTAGCTCAGTCACTACCTGCAACCAGAACTTGGCGCCCTCGTTTTCGGCAACCCACATTCCCAGGACATCCTTGACGCCGTCCATGGTGATGCCAATAGCCAGATAGACCGCCTTGTTCTTAACATGCCCATTGTCGCGCACCTTAACCCGGATAGCGTCCATGTAAACAATGGGATAAATGGGGTCCAACGGGCGATTTTGCCAAACTTTAACCTCGTCAGCAACGGCATCGGTGACCGTTGAAATCAGGGTGGGAGAGACATCAACTCCGTAAATGTCTTCCAAGTGCCCCTGAATCTCCCTGGTAGTCATCCCTCGGGAGTAGAGAGAGATAATCTTGTCGTCAAAGCCGGGAAAGCGGGTTTGCCCTTTGGGAATGATGACCGGATCGAAACTGCTGTCGCGGTCGCGCGGGACCTCAATCGGCATTTTACCGAAGTCGCCCTTGATGGTCTTTGCAGAGTTACCATTTCGGGCATTACCGCCTTTGGTGACGATGGTTCCATGTTTTTCGTGGCCCAGGTGGACGGTCATTTCCGCCTGTAACGCCCGCTCCAGTAAGGCCTTGGTGAGCTGCTTGAGCAGCCCGTTTTCACCGATCAGTTCTTCGGGCTTCTGGTAATTGTAGTCGGCAAGTAAACGATCCAAAATTTCTTTATCAATGGCCATATGAGCTCCTTTTTAAAGGGTAGTTTTTTGACTTACTCAGTCATAGCCATTTACACAAACTATTTTACACCCTCC
Coding sequences within:
- a CDS encoding IS256 family transposase, with product MAIDKEILDRLLADYNYQKPEELIGENGLLKQLTKALLERALQAEMTVHLGHEKHGTIVTKGGNARNGNSAKTIKGDFGKMPIEVPRDRDSSFDPVIIPKGQTRFPGFDDKIISLYSRGMTTREIQGHLEDIYGVDVSPTLISTVTDAVADEVKVWQNRPLDPIYPIVYMDAIRVKVRDNGHVKNKAVYLAIGITMDGVKDVLGMWVAENEGAKFWLQVVTELRNRGVQDIFIACVDGLKGFPEAIETVFPFTQVQLCLVHMVRNSLKYVSWKQRKEVAADLKAIYQSPTAEQAEMELMTFEEKWDKTHPSIGQSWRRNWERITPFFAYSPEIRKVIYTTNAIESLNMSLRKVTKNRGSFPNDESMLKLLYMALNNIAKKWTMPIRDWKAALNRFSILFGDRMPAY